The Enterococcus sp. 7F3_DIV0205 genome has a window encoding:
- a CDS encoding carbamoyl phosphate synthase small subunit: MKRLLILEDGTVFEGKAFGAEVNVVGEIVFTTSMTGYQETITDQSFNGQIITFTYPMVGNYGVNRDDYESISPTCKGVVVKEHARLASNWRAQMTLDEFLKRKGIPGISGIDTRALTRKLRSVGTMKAGFIDADDDLTHEFDQLKATVLPKNQVAQVSTTKPYPSPGIGRNVVVVDFGLKHSILRELSKRHCNLTVLPYNTSAETILELSPDGVMLTNGPGDPKDVPEAIKMIQEIQGKVPIFGICLGHQLFALANGADTYKMKFGHRGLNHPVREIATGKIDFTSQNHGYAVDEKTVDPEKLMVTHVEVNDGSVEGVRHRQYPAFTVQYHPDAAPGPHDGLHLFDEFMELMDAWKEQD; this comes from the coding sequence TTACAACAAGTATGACAGGCTATCAAGAAACGATCACTGACCAAAGTTTCAATGGTCAAATCATTACATTTACCTATCCAATGGTTGGGAATTATGGTGTCAATCGTGATGATTATGAATCAATCTCCCCAACTTGTAAGGGCGTAGTAGTAAAAGAGCATGCTCGACTTGCTTCGAATTGGCGTGCGCAAATGACGTTGGACGAATTTTTAAAAAGAAAAGGGATACCTGGAATTTCTGGCATTGATACTCGGGCATTAACAAGAAAACTTCGGTCGGTCGGAACGATGAAAGCTGGATTCATTGATGCTGATGATGATTTGACACACGAATTTGACCAATTGAAAGCAACTGTTTTGCCTAAAAATCAAGTGGCACAAGTTTCCACTACTAAGCCATATCCGAGTCCTGGAATTGGGCGCAATGTAGTAGTAGTTGACTTTGGCTTGAAACATAGTATTTTAAGAGAATTGTCGAAACGTCATTGTAACTTGACTGTATTACCTTACAACACAAGTGCTGAAACAATTTTAGAACTTTCTCCTGATGGTGTGATGTTGACAAATGGACCTGGAGATCCTAAAGATGTGCCAGAAGCAATTAAAATGATTCAAGAAATCCAAGGAAAAGTACCGATTTTCGGCATTTGCTTAGGGCATCAATTGTTTGCTTTAGCCAATGGAGCGGATACGTACAAAATGAAATTTGGTCATAGAGGCTTGAATCATCCAGTTCGAGAAATCGCAACTGGAAAAATCGATTTTACTTCACAAAATCATGGATATGCAGTAGATGAAAAAACTGTCGATCCTGAGAAATTGATGGTTACTCATGTGGAAGTAAATGACGGTTCAGTTGAAGGGGTGAGACATCGTCAATATCCAGCCTTCACAGTTCAGTATCATCCAGATGCTGCTCCTGGTCCGCATGATGGACTTCATTTGTTTGACGAGTTTATGGAATTAATGGATGCATGGAAGGAGCAAGACTAA